A window of Sphingobacterium kitahiroshimense genomic DNA:
GGATACATGTACCACTTCTGGATAGCTTATGAAAAATGTTAGACCAAAGATCATAAATAGCGTCAATACAATAAAGGTTATCCCCCTTTTGAGCAACCATGATGGTGGTTTTGAAATGATTTCATGTAAATCTTCAGAATGAATATCTTCTTCCATAAGCCTACTTTTTGCCATAATCGTTAATTTCCTAGTTCGAGTTGATTTTTAACGAGTTCATAGTAACTGCCTCGCAGTGCGGTCAATTCCTGATGCGTTCCCTCTTCTACTACTGCTCCTTTTTCTAATACGATGATGTTATCTGCATTTTTAACTGTACTAAGTCGATGGGCAACCACTATGACGGTCCGTTTGTTGAAAAACTGATCCAGCTTCTCCACGATTTCTTTCTCATTATTAGCATCCAAAGAATTGGTAGCTTCATCCAAAAAAATATAGGCCGGGTTTTTATATACTGCTCTGGCAATCATAAGGCGTTGGCGCTGACCCTGACTGATCCCTTTACCGGCTGTACCGATCTTTGTTGCTAAACCAAAGGGTTCATCGGCAATAAATTGTTCCATATTGGCCACACTGATCGCGCTCTCCATGAGTTTTTTGTCGGCGACCTCTTCGTTGACAGCGATGTTACGTTCAATAGTATCCGCATACACGTAATTTTCCTGAAGTACCGATCCACAGCTCTCACGCCATACTCCAAAATCAATCTGGTCCAATTTTTTTCCTCCGATCAGTATTTCGCCTTCTTCGGGATTATAATATCGCAAAAGAAGCTTTATTATGGTTGTTTTCCCACTACCACTTGTTCCTACGATGGCTGTTGTTTTCCCCTCAGGGAAAGTCAGGTTCAGTTTGGTAAAAATAGGATCATTTCCAGCTCCCATATAACGGAAGGTCAAGTTTTTGATCTCAATCGTCCTGTTATCAGGTAACTTTGTAAGATAATCTTTCTGGATATTTTCTTCCTCCTCGGTTTCATAGATCTCGTTTAGTCTTTCCAAACTGATTTTGGCATCCTGATAGGACTGCATAAAGTCCAGTAGAGACTCAACGGGATTACTTACCATACCGACAATATACTGAATCGCCATCATTCCCCCCAGAGTAATATCACCATCTATAACTGCTTTGGCACTGATATATGTGATCAGAATTCCTTTTGCCTGGTTGATCGCCATTGAGCCTAGGGACTGGTACTGAGATAATGCAAGACTTTCAACCTTAAATTTGAAAAGTTTAGCTTGCAAGGCTTCCCAACCCCATCTTTTTTGCTTCTGAGCATTATTGAGTTTAATATCTTTGATGCTCTGGATCATTTCAACCATGTAAGTCTGGTTTTCAGAAGCGATCTTAAATCTTTTCTCGTCAAGCTGACGTCGATATTTCATAAAAGCCAATATCCATAACGTATACAGTACTGTTGCCGCAAAGAATACTAGAAAGATCGTTTTGTTATAGATCAAGAGCAATAAACCAAAGATCACCATATTAACAAGTGAAAATAGGGTATTCAGAGTACTTCCGGTGAGAAAAGTTTCTATTCGTTGCTGGTCGGACATCCGCTGCATGATATCGCCATGGGTCTTTAGATCAAAGAAATTCATTGGAAGTTTCATTACCTTGATCAACAGATCTGTTAGTATGGAGATATTAACCCGTGTGCTGA
This region includes:
- a CDS encoding peptidase domain-containing ABC transporter gives rise to the protein MLKKFPHYKQMDEMDCGSTCLRIIFKYYGKLASIHKIRKLCQTNKAGVNLLGISEAAEKLGFRTYGVRLSIEQLKEVELPCVLHWNQNHFVVLYKIRHGKYYVSDPASGLLSYDKKEFSKNWFSTKELHAGLSLVLSPGPDFYQIDEDEQELKLGWGKIFTYFFKYKKLFVQLILGMVLGTILSLITPFLTQSVVDIGINTKNISFINLILIAQLMLFIGSTAVSFIRSWIMLHISTRVNISILTDLLIKVMKLPMNFFDLKTHGDIMQRMSDQQRIETFLTGSTLNTLFSLVNMVIFGLLLLIYNKTIFLVFFAATVLYTLWILAFMKYRRQLDEKRFKIASENQTYMVEMIQSIKDIKLNNAQKQKRWGWEALQAKLFKFKVESLALSQYQSLGSMAINQAKGILITYISAKAVIDGDITLGGMMAIQYIVGMVSNPVESLLDFMQSYQDAKISLERLNEIYETEEEENIQKDYLTKLPDNRTIEIKNLTFRYMGAGNDPIFTKLNLTFPEGKTTAIVGTSGSGKTTIIKLLLRYYNPEEGEILIGGKKLDQIDFGVWRESCGSVLQENYVYADTIERNIAVNEEVADKKLMESAISVANMEQFIADEPFGLATKIGTAGKGISQGQRQRLMIARAVYKNPAYIFLDEATNSLDANNEKEIVEKLDQFFNKRTVIVVAHRLSTVKNADNIIVLEKGAVVEEGTHQELTALRGSYYELVKNQLELGN